A region of Streptomyces sp. R44 DNA encodes the following proteins:
- a CDS encoding ArsR/SmtB family transcription factor has protein sequence MLRIHFTGEDLGRIRIATGPDPMWEMLLSLHRLRRRDSGVLLGPWVRESLPKVPETTRALTALAPPFGYSPDFLTPAVGGGLADRLEALRSTPLRQVTKDLREFTVQNPRRRLPACHRQLVAGDPEAVGKLADAAHAYVDTVLDPYWERIWAQVSRDRARRSAVLAEGGWDAVLRTLHPSAHWEYPVLRVAFPVEQDLHLGGRGLLLQPSFFCRYAPTTFADPALPPVLVHPIEHEPHWATPEAGPADGRSLAALIGPTRAVLLSALADGVTTTGELARRAGTTPPNASRHIAALREAALVSSHRHRNATLHTVTELGRALLEGRHVSLRA, from the coding sequence ATGTTGCGCATTCACTTCACGGGCGAGGACCTCGGGCGGATCCGGATCGCCACGGGACCCGACCCGATGTGGGAGATGCTGTTGAGCCTGCACCGGCTGCGAAGACGGGACTCGGGCGTGCTCCTGGGCCCGTGGGTGCGCGAGTCGCTGCCCAAGGTGCCTGAGACCACACGGGCGTTGACCGCGCTCGCGCCGCCCTTCGGGTACTCGCCGGACTTCCTGACCCCGGCGGTCGGCGGGGGCCTCGCCGACCGGCTGGAGGCGCTGCGTTCCACCCCTCTGCGTCAAGTGACGAAGGACTTACGGGAGTTCACCGTCCAGAATCCCCGGCGGCGGCTCCCGGCCTGCCATCGTCAGCTGGTCGCGGGGGACCCCGAGGCGGTGGGCAAGCTGGCCGACGCGGCGCACGCCTACGTCGACACCGTGCTCGATCCGTACTGGGAGCGGATCTGGGCACAGGTGAGCCGGGACAGAGCCCGCCGCTCGGCGGTGCTCGCGGAGGGCGGCTGGGACGCCGTCCTCCGCACGCTCCACCCGTCGGCGCACTGGGAGTACCCGGTGCTCCGGGTCGCCTTCCCCGTCGAGCAGGATCTCCACCTCGGCGGCCGCGGGCTGCTGCTCCAGCCGTCCTTCTTCTGCCGCTACGCCCCGACGACGTTCGCCGACCCGGCGCTGCCCCCGGTCCTCGTCCATCCGATCGAGCACGAGCCCCACTGGGCCACGCCGGAGGCGGGGCCGGCGGACGGGCGGTCGCTCGCGGCCCTGATCGGCCCGACGCGGGCCGTCCTGCTGTCCGCCCTCGCGGACGGAGTCACGACGACGGGCGAGCTCGCCCGCCGCGCGGGCACCACCCCGCCCAACGCCAGCCGCCACATCGCGGCCCTGCGGGAGGCGGCGCTGGTCTCCAGCCACCGCCACCGCAACGCGACCCTGCACACGGTCACCGAACTGGGCCGTGCCCTGCTGGAGGGGCGCCACGTCTCTCTGCGCGCCTAG
- a CDS encoding AAA family ATPase: MSDGKEVCAMLGAVETRSVSPVFVGRAGELTALTEALSRATAGEPQALLIGGEAGVGKTRLIEEFLDTACDQGAVVALGGCVELGADGLPFAPFAAALRALRRRLPDELTAAADGHEGELARLLPELGDPGSHEPSDEDSTARLFELTVRLLERLAADRTIVLVLEDLHWADASTRHLLTYLLRTLRRGRIVVVASYRADDIHRRHPLRPLLAELDRLRTIRRIELSRFTRTEVHRQLTGILAAEPDPALVEEVFERSDGNAFFVEELVVSHEAGCAVGQLSDSLRDLLLVRVEALPEGAQRVARIVAEGGSTVEYGLLAAVARLSEDELIEALRAAVGANILLAVPDGDGYRFRHSLVREAVSDDLLPGERSRLNRRYAEALEADPGLVRPHERTTRLATYWYHAHDPEKALPTVLRASVETRKRHAYAEQLSLLERAMELWDKVPAETRDSLRPIDYADAYPACGCDPETTSLRYLDLLAEAAVAARLSGERERAAKICRMALRILDGDENDPLRAAWFWTEMARLQSNLGKGDGWPEIARAQELVKGLPPSAVHATVLVGAAGWGMLRNPGPEALAAAERAVEYARFVKAEPIELNARITLGTIMVSAGDIEGGLAAMHEARERTTALGQFHEAARAHVNLSSAMEALGRSAEAVEIAVTGIELARSRGLVDSAGWIRANLAESLLSLGAWGRSKEEAELLLRSGASSTKPGGTALLQLAHLATFRGEPARAAEHLVEARSRYGARDPIPQYTLPTAQAEIAVAAAEGRLADVREQLATVAETGFPPGTHRYGWPLVLTAVTAEADSRGLPAAEEGRAEALAVVRRCVRGLAIPAPVWDAYSRQVSEELARAEGRETAARWSEVVAAYEPLERPYQLARARHRLADALLVEGGRREEAAALLRDAHATAVALGARPLREDVELLAARARLSLTPEKQAPAPAEPGEDGFGLTPREQDVLRLVAAGRTNRQIAEELFISPKTASVHVSNILAKLGVAGRGEAAALAHRLHLLDAPL; the protein is encoded by the coding sequence ATGAGCGACGGCAAGGAAGTCTGTGCGATGCTCGGCGCCGTGGAGACCAGGTCAGTCAGCCCCGTCTTCGTCGGCCGCGCCGGCGAACTCACCGCCCTCACCGAGGCGCTCTCCCGCGCGACCGCGGGAGAGCCCCAGGCCCTGCTCATCGGCGGTGAGGCCGGAGTCGGCAAGACGAGGCTCATCGAGGAGTTCCTCGACACGGCCTGCGACCAGGGCGCCGTCGTGGCGCTCGGCGGCTGTGTCGAACTCGGCGCCGACGGTCTGCCCTTCGCACCCTTCGCCGCCGCACTCCGCGCGCTCCGCCGCCGCCTCCCCGACGAACTCACCGCCGCCGCCGACGGCCACGAGGGCGAACTCGCCCGCCTGCTGCCCGAACTGGGCGACCCCGGCAGCCACGAGCCCTCCGACGAGGACTCCACCGCCCGCCTCTTCGAACTGACCGTACGGCTCCTGGAACGGCTCGCCGCCGACCGTACGATCGTGCTCGTCCTGGAAGACCTGCACTGGGCCGACGCCTCCACCCGGCACCTCCTCACCTACCTCCTGCGCACCCTGCGCCGCGGCCGGATCGTGGTCGTCGCCAGCTACCGCGCCGACGACATCCACCGCCGCCACCCGCTGCGCCCCCTCCTCGCCGAGCTCGACCGGCTCCGCACCATCCGCCGCATCGAACTCTCCCGCTTCACCCGCACCGAGGTGCACCGCCAGCTCACCGGCATCCTCGCCGCCGAACCCGACCCCGCTCTCGTCGAGGAGGTCTTCGAACGCTCCGACGGCAACGCCTTCTTCGTCGAGGAACTCGTCGTCTCCCACGAGGCCGGCTGCGCCGTGGGCCAGCTCAGCGACTCCCTGCGCGACCTCCTCCTGGTCCGGGTCGAGGCGCTCCCCGAAGGCGCCCAGCGGGTCGCCAGGATCGTCGCCGAGGGCGGCTCCACCGTCGAGTACGGCCTCCTCGCCGCCGTCGCCCGGCTCTCCGAGGACGAACTCATCGAGGCCCTGCGGGCCGCCGTCGGCGCCAACATCCTGCTCGCCGTCCCCGACGGCGACGGCTACCGCTTCCGCCACTCCCTCGTCCGCGAGGCCGTCAGCGACGACCTGCTGCCCGGCGAACGCTCCCGCCTCAACCGCCGCTACGCCGAGGCCCTGGAGGCCGACCCCGGCCTCGTCCGCCCCCACGAGCGGACCACCCGCCTCGCCACGTACTGGTACCACGCGCACGACCCCGAGAAGGCCCTCCCCACCGTCCTCCGGGCCTCCGTCGAGACCCGCAAGCGCCACGCCTACGCCGAGCAGCTCAGCCTCCTCGAACGCGCCATGGAACTGTGGGACAAGGTGCCCGCCGAGACGCGCGACTCCCTGCGCCCCATCGACTACGCCGACGCCTACCCCGCCTGCGGCTGCGACCCCGAGACCACCTCCCTGCGCTACCTGGACCTGCTCGCCGAGGCCGCCGTCGCCGCCCGGCTGAGCGGCGAACGGGAACGCGCCGCGAAGATCTGCCGGATGGCGCTCCGGATCCTCGACGGCGACGAGAACGACCCGCTGCGCGCCGCCTGGTTCTGGACGGAGATGGCCCGGCTCCAGTCCAACCTCGGCAAGGGCGACGGCTGGCCGGAGATCGCCCGCGCCCAGGAACTCGTCAAGGGCCTCCCGCCGTCCGCCGTCCACGCCACCGTCCTCGTCGGCGCGGCCGGCTGGGGCATGCTCCGCAACCCCGGCCCCGAGGCGCTCGCCGCCGCCGAACGCGCCGTCGAGTACGCCCGGTTCGTCAAGGCCGAACCGATCGAGCTCAACGCCCGGATCACCCTCGGCACCATCATGGTGTCCGCCGGAGACATCGAGGGCGGACTCGCCGCGATGCACGAGGCACGCGAACGGACCACCGCCCTGGGCCAGTTCCACGAGGCCGCCCGCGCCCATGTGAACCTCTCCTCCGCCATGGAGGCGCTCGGCCGCTCCGCCGAGGCCGTGGAGATCGCCGTGACCGGCATCGAACTGGCCCGTTCCCGCGGACTCGTGGACAGCGCCGGCTGGATCCGCGCCAACCTCGCCGAGTCGCTCCTCTCGCTCGGCGCATGGGGCCGGAGCAAGGAGGAGGCCGAGCTGCTGCTCCGCTCCGGGGCGAGCAGCACCAAGCCGGGCGGCACGGCCCTGCTCCAGCTCGCCCACCTCGCCACCTTCCGCGGCGAGCCCGCCAGGGCCGCCGAGCACCTCGTCGAGGCCCGCTCCCGCTACGGCGCCCGCGACCCGATCCCGCAGTACACCCTGCCCACGGCCCAGGCGGAGATCGCCGTCGCGGCCGCCGAGGGACGCCTCGCGGACGTACGGGAACAGCTCGCCACCGTCGCGGAGACCGGCTTCCCGCCCGGCACCCACCGCTACGGCTGGCCGCTCGTCCTCACCGCCGTCACCGCCGAGGCGGACAGCCGGGGGCTGCCCGCCGCCGAGGAGGGCCGCGCCGAGGCGCTCGCCGTGGTCCGTCGCTGCGTCCGCGGGCTCGCCATCCCGGCCCCGGTCTGGGACGCCTACTCCCGGCAGGTGTCCGAGGAGCTCGCCCGCGCCGAGGGCCGGGAGACCGCCGCCCGCTGGAGCGAGGTCGTCGCCGCCTACGAGCCGCTGGAACGCCCGTACCAGCTGGCCCGCGCCCGCCACCGCCTCGCCGACGCCCTGCTCGTCGAGGGCGGGCGCCGCGAGGAGGCCGCGGCCCTGCTCCGCGACGCCCACGCCACCGCCGTCGCCCTCGGCGCCCGGCCGCTCCGCGAGGACGTGGAACTCCTCGCCGCCCGCGCCCGCCTCTCCCTCACCCCGGAGAAGCAGGCTCCGGCACCGGCGGAGCCCGGAGAGGACGGCTTCGGGCTGACGCCCCGGGAGCAGGACGTGCTGCGCCTGGTCGCGGCCGGCCGCACCAACCGTCAGATCGCCGAGGAGCTGTTCATCTCACCGAAGACGGCCAGCGTCCACGTCTCCAACATCCTCGCCAAGCTCGGTGTCGCCGGCCGGGGCGAGGCCGCCGCCCTGGCCCACCGCCTGCACCTCCTCGACGCGCCCCTCTGA
- a CDS encoding GNAT family N-acetyltransferase — translation MFAISLGDDGAELRPLEPWQAEEFLTHMDRGREFVGQHIGLPDVVADLDSARAYLTSYAEKAASDSGRIYGIWTDGTLVGGVLFRTFDAANGTAEAGCWLEPSAAGKGLITRACRVIIDWAIEERGIHRVEWYASTKNEPSIAVARRLGMTKEGVVRENYLYRGTRADTEIWAVLAPEWRAAKAS, via the coding sequence ATGTTCGCGATATCGCTGGGTGACGACGGCGCCGAGCTCAGGCCCCTGGAGCCCTGGCAGGCCGAGGAGTTCCTCACCCACATGGACCGGGGCCGGGAGTTCGTCGGGCAGCACATCGGCCTCCCCGACGTCGTCGCCGACCTCGACTCCGCCCGCGCCTACCTCACCTCGTACGCCGAGAAGGCCGCGAGCGACTCCGGCCGCATCTACGGCATCTGGACCGACGGCACCCTCGTCGGCGGCGTCCTCTTCCGGACCTTCGACGCCGCGAACGGCACCGCCGAGGCGGGCTGCTGGCTGGAGCCCTCCGCCGCCGGGAAGGGCCTGATCACCCGGGCCTGCCGGGTCATCATCGACTGGGCGATCGAGGAGCGCGGCATCCACCGCGTCGAGTGGTACGCCTCCACGAAGAACGAGCCCAGCATCGCCGTCGCCCGCCGCCTCGGCATGACGAAGGAGGGCGTCGTGCGCGAGAACTACCTGTACCGCGGCACCCGCGCCGACACCGAGATCTGGGCCGTCCTCGCCCCGGAATGGCGCGCGGCGAAGGCGTCTTAA
- a CDS encoding DUF6232 family protein — MARRKVIKVEVSKRVLWIGAEAYPLQNIARATTVKFKPQRARAVGRFVKYLLITGLLAVAAIAVAQSGEVSGSDREMITQGATVTAAVLVVTFLVQLVVALFEKTYYALVIETSGNPLTLLASVDRDEVHQIVHEIMRAIEDPAFSGFVKQMVTYNIGSMRDFYNASGPGSVGRMGSDRSR; from the coding sequence ATGGCCAGACGCAAGGTCATCAAGGTCGAGGTCAGCAAGCGGGTGCTGTGGATCGGGGCCGAGGCGTACCCGCTGCAGAACATCGCCCGGGCCACGACGGTCAAGTTCAAGCCCCAGCGGGCGAGGGCCGTGGGGCGCTTCGTGAAATACCTGCTGATCACAGGCCTGCTCGCGGTCGCCGCGATCGCCGTCGCGCAGTCCGGCGAGGTGTCGGGCAGCGACCGGGAGATGATCACCCAGGGGGCGACGGTCACCGCGGCGGTGCTCGTGGTGACCTTCCTCGTCCAGCTGGTCGTCGCCCTCTTCGAGAAGACGTACTACGCGCTGGTCATCGAGACCTCCGGCAATCCGCTCACGCTGCTGGCCAGCGTGGACCGGGACGAGGTGCACCAGATCGTGCACGAGATCATGCGGGCCATCGAGGACCCCGCCTTCAGCGGCTTCGTCAAGCAGATGGTCACCTACAACATCGGCAGCATGCGGGACTTCTACAACGCGTCCGGCCCGGGCAGCGTGGGGAGGATGGGCAGTGACCGGTCACGGTGA
- a CDS encoding sorbosone dehydrogenase family protein: protein MSRPAVVKALWGAVALVLLTGCSSGSTEERPGAAPPPPTTVSSSPSVDGRVSVVGTLTEGLKSPWGLAELPGGDLLVSSRDERTITRIDGRTGAKTPLGEVPGVVPGGEGGLLGIAVRDGWVYAYLTAASDNRIVRMRYGGGEADRLGPPEPVLTGIPKGIVHNGGRIAFGPDGMLYAGTGETGRTGLAQDRASLGGKILRMTPEGRPAPGNPFPASVVYSYGHRNVQGLAWDSAGRLWAAEFGQNTWDELNLVEPGRNYGWPEAEGRAGRAGFTDPVAQWPTSEASPSGIAYARGAIWMAGLRGERLWRIPLSGAERSGEPEAFVKGEYGRLRTVLATGGDRLWLVTSETDTRGTPGPGDDRILRLEVR, encoded by the coding sequence ATGAGCCGTCCTGCTGTGGTGAAGGCCCTGTGGGGCGCCGTCGCGCTGGTGCTGCTGACGGGGTGCTCCTCGGGAAGTACGGAGGAGCGACCGGGGGCGGCTCCACCTCCCCCGACGACGGTCTCCTCGTCCCCGTCCGTCGACGGGCGGGTCTCGGTGGTGGGCACGCTCACCGAGGGACTGAAGTCGCCCTGGGGACTGGCGGAGCTGCCCGGCGGGGATCTGCTGGTCTCCTCGCGGGACGAGCGGACGATCACCCGGATCGACGGGCGGACCGGCGCGAAGACCCCGCTCGGCGAGGTGCCGGGGGTGGTGCCCGGCGGCGAGGGCGGACTCCTCGGGATCGCGGTCCGGGACGGCTGGGTGTACGCGTATCTGACGGCCGCCTCGGACAACCGCATCGTGCGCATGCGGTACGGCGGCGGGGAGGCGGACCGGCTCGGCCCGCCGGAGCCGGTGCTCACCGGCATTCCGAAGGGGATCGTCCACAACGGCGGACGGATCGCGTTCGGGCCGGACGGGATGCTCTACGCGGGGACGGGCGAGACGGGCCGGACCGGTCTGGCCCAGGACCGGGCGTCGCTGGGCGGCAAGATCCTGCGGATGACGCCGGAGGGCAGGCCGGCGCCGGGCAATCCCTTCCCGGCCTCGGTGGTCTATTCGTACGGGCACCGCAATGTGCAGGGGCTCGCCTGGGACTCGGCGGGACGACTGTGGGCGGCCGAGTTCGGGCAGAACACCTGGGACGAGCTGAACCTGGTCGAGCCCGGGCGGAACTACGGCTGGCCGGAGGCCGAGGGGCGGGCCGGCCGGGCCGGTTTCACGGACCCGGTGGCCCAGTGGCCGACCTCGGAGGCCTCCCCGAGCGGGATCGCGTACGCGCGGGGAGCGATCTGGATGGCCGGGCTCAGAGGCGAGCGGCTGTGGCGGATCCCGCTCTCCGGCGCGGAACGATCGGGGGAGCCCGAGGCGTTCGTGAAGGGTGAGTACGGACGCCTGCGCACGGTCCTCGCCACGGGCGGCGACCGGCTCTGGCTGGTGACCAGCGAGACCGACACCCGGGGCACGCCCGGGCCCGGGGACGACCGGATCCTCCGGCTGGAGGTGAGGTGA
- a CDS encoding DUF6191 domain-containing protein — MTVFGGLDEFFAPSRRHIEEERRREALTREDPGDADPARGPVDLSSGRVTIRLPRARPEAPGSEGRVEEVQAVGQGGGLAPAGDTELGEDVGDVDAGRLR, encoded by the coding sequence GTGACCGTGTTCGGCGGACTTGACGAGTTCTTCGCGCCGTCGCGCAGGCACATCGAGGAGGAGCGCCGCAGGGAGGCCCTGACCAGGGAGGATCCGGGAGACGCCGACCCGGCCCGTGGCCCGGTGGACCTGTCCTCGGGCCGGGTGACGATACGACTCCCCCGGGCCCGGCCCGAGGCCCCCGGCTCAGAGGGGCGCGTCGAGGAGGTGCAGGCGGTGGGCCAGGGCGGCGGCCTCGCCCCGGCCGGCGACACCGAGCTTGGCGAGGATGTTGGAGACGTGGACGCTGGCCGTCTTCGGTGA
- a CDS encoding phosphocholine-specific phospholipase C, giving the protein MSSEKSPELSRRRLLALGGGALGVAAAGSLLPPSLQAAMAAEPPAGGMAAVRHVVILMQENRSFDHYFGTLRGVRGFGDRNAIELPSGKPVFEQPAALGRTVLPFPIRGAAETQQKDLQYIGALDHSWSGGAKAWHSGWMDGWVSAKTAATMAYYDRQDIPLHYELADTFTICDAYHSSIHTSTSPNRNHLWSGWTGFEADGSRAVTNAAYAEDTHPGYGWPTYAERLEAAGRSWKTYTEWENFTDNNIEFFTSFKKIARKALAATGGHTFMESFYAAVRDTGDLTERARLLGLLEEGVATLTAAERSLFERGLRRVESGTLADAFRADVAAGTLPEVSYLVPSAIDSEHPGSSSPVASATLVYKVLDALGAHPDVWRHTVVLINYDENDGFFDHVPPPVPPADNTDERWKGLPTGLGVRVPLLVVSPWSVGGYVCSETFDHTSVIRFLERLTGIEEPQITPWRRAVTGDLTSAFDFHRTRSQPPVEQPGPIPPFTGRWRPQPPAVQRMPVQEPGVRPARPLPYQPDASATTGAGIVTVALSNRGRASAHFALYPYAGEYAVPQHQDVRGEGEWTVPVPGDHYRFTVTGPNGFRREFEGPAAGGAELATRVDHHDRDLHLTVRNTGSAPLAFTVRPLGYVDEHDLADWTRTVTVKPGKTRTVVHSAADAHGWYDIEVTAPDGFRRRLMGHIENGRPSVSG; this is encoded by the coding sequence TTGTCATCCGAGAAGTCCCCCGAGCTGTCCCGCCGAAGGCTCCTCGCGCTGGGCGGAGGTGCGCTCGGTGTCGCCGCCGCAGGCTCGCTGCTGCCGCCGTCACTGCAGGCGGCGATGGCCGCGGAGCCCCCGGCCGGGGGGATGGCGGCGGTCCGGCACGTGGTGATCCTGATGCAGGAGAACCGTTCCTTCGACCACTACTTCGGCACCCTCCGCGGCGTCCGCGGATTCGGCGACCGCAATGCCATCGAACTTCCCTCCGGCAAGCCGGTGTTCGAGCAGCCGGCCGCGCTCGGCCGGACCGTGCTGCCCTTCCCGATCCGCGGCGCCGCCGAGACCCAGCAGAAGGACCTCCAGTACATCGGCGCCCTCGACCACTCCTGGAGCGGCGGTGCCAAGGCCTGGCACAGCGGCTGGATGGACGGCTGGGTCTCGGCCAAGACCGCCGCCACCATGGCGTACTACGACCGGCAGGACATCCCGCTCCACTACGAGCTCGCCGACACCTTCACCATCTGCGACGCGTACCACTCGTCCATCCACACCTCGACGAGCCCCAACCGCAACCACCTCTGGTCCGGCTGGACCGGCTTCGAGGCCGACGGCAGCCGGGCCGTCACCAACGCCGCGTACGCCGAGGACACCCACCCCGGCTACGGCTGGCCCACCTACGCCGAGCGGCTCGAAGCCGCCGGGCGGAGCTGGAAGACGTACACCGAGTGGGAGAACTTCACCGACAACAACATCGAGTTCTTCACCAGCTTCAAGAAGATCGCCCGCAAGGCCCTCGCCGCCACCGGCGGGCACACCTTCATGGAGTCCTTCTACGCCGCCGTCCGCGACACCGGGGACCTCACGGAGCGGGCGAGGCTGCTCGGGCTCCTGGAGGAGGGTGTGGCGACCCTCACCGCCGCCGAGCGCTCGCTCTTCGAGCGCGGGCTCCGCCGCGTCGAGTCCGGCACCCTCGCCGACGCCTTCCGCGCGGACGTCGCCGCCGGCACCCTCCCCGAGGTCTCCTACCTCGTGCCCTCCGCGATCGACTCCGAGCATCCCGGCTCCTCCTCGCCGGTCGCCTCCGCGACCCTCGTCTACAAGGTCCTCGACGCCCTCGGCGCGCACCCGGACGTCTGGCGCCACACCGTCGTCCTGATCAACTACGACGAGAACGACGGCTTCTTCGACCACGTCCCGCCGCCCGTCCCGCCCGCCGACAACACGGACGAGCGGTGGAAGGGCCTGCCCACCGGCCTCGGCGTCCGCGTCCCGCTGCTCGTCGTCTCCCCCTGGTCGGTCGGCGGCTACGTCTGCTCCGAGACCTTCGACCACACCTCCGTGATCCGCTTCCTGGAGCGGCTCACCGGGATCGAGGAGCCCCAGATCACCCCCTGGCGGCGGGCCGTCACCGGCGACCTCACCTCCGCCTTCGACTTCCACCGGACCCGGTCGCAGCCGCCCGTCGAGCAGCCCGGACCGATCCCGCCCTTCACCGGCCGCTGGCGGCCGCAGCCGCCGGCCGTGCAGCGGATGCCCGTCCAGGAGCCCGGCGTCCGTCCCGCCCGCCCGCTGCCGTACCAGCCGGACGCCTCCGCGACGACCGGTGCCGGTATCGTCACGGTCGCGCTGAGCAACCGGGGCAGGGCGAGCGCGCACTTCGCGCTCTACCCGTACGCGGGCGAGTACGCCGTCCCGCAGCACCAGGACGTCAGGGGGGAGGGGGAGTGGACCGTCCCCGTTCCGGGTGATCACTACCGCTTCACGGTCACCGGCCCCAACGGCTTCCGGCGCGAGTTCGAGGGCCCCGCGGCGGGCGGCGCCGAGCTCGCCACCCGGGTCGACCACCACGACCGTGACCTGCACCTCACCGTCCGGAACACCGGCTCCGCCCCGCTCGCCTTCACCGTCCGCCCGCTCGGGTACGTGGACGAGCACGACCTCGCCGACTGGACCCGCACCGTCACCGTGAAGCCCGGGAAGACCCGTACCGTCGTCCACTCCGCCGCCGACGCGCACGGCTGGTACGACATCGAGGTGACCGCGCCCGACGGTTTCCGCCGCCGGCTCATGGGCCACATCGAGAACGGCCGCCCGAGCGTCTCCGGCTAG
- a CDS encoding MMPL family transporter: MAAIARWCLRHRLVVVLLWLLALGGTAAGATLAGSAYSNDYEVPGTESGRATALLDRGFHGLGGDSNTIVWHSDRGSVRADAVEERMTAMLDEVADLPGIASVTSPYGDARGQVSENGHTAYATVTFDAQADDIPESQAKALVDTAKAAATDDLQVELGGSAVALTQASGGHIAEIVGVAVAAVVLFLAFGSLAASVLPIATALVSVGIAYSGIVLLGHLMTVADFAPMLGMLVGLGVGIDYALFIVTRHRRGLKRGLSVAEAAETAVATTGRAVVFAGATVCIALLGMLILRLSFLNGVAIAASLTVLLTVAASVTLLPALLSFIGMRALSRRERRTLAERGPQPELPTGFAARWSAFVERHPKLLGGLAVLVMGVLALPTLSLHLGTSDQGNSPATATTRKAYDLLAERFGPGVNGPLTLVAGLDGADDRVALDQLPAVLTATKGVASVSPVTYNSAGDTAVLVVVPDSSPQSKATSELVDRLRADVLPKAEAGTSLDVHVGGVTASYDDFAEIIVGKLPLFVGVVIALGCLLLLLAFRSIGIPLKAAAMNVAAVAGAFGIVVAIFQWGWGSELLGLGSAGPIEPFLPVIMVSVLFGLSMDYQVFLVSRMYEEWLETGDNRRAVRVGLAETSRVINSAAVIMISVFLAFVLSGDRVIAMFGIALAAAVALDAFVLRTLLVPALMHLLGGANWWLPKWLDRLLPRISIEPPECREAADARAKIPVQRVTVPTAEENDDVRDIAG; encoded by the coding sequence TTGGCCGCAATCGCACGGTGGTGCCTCCGGCACCGTCTCGTCGTCGTTCTCCTGTGGCTCCTCGCCCTCGGCGGCACCGCCGCCGGCGCGACGCTCGCCGGCAGCGCGTACTCCAACGACTACGAGGTCCCCGGCACCGAGTCCGGCCGGGCCACCGCCCTCCTCGACCGCGGCTTCCACGGCCTCGGCGGCGACAGCAACACCATCGTCTGGCACAGCGACCGGGGCAGCGTCCGCGCGGACGCCGTCGAGGAGCGCATGACGGCGATGCTCGACGAGGTCGCCGACCTCCCCGGCATCGCCTCCGTCACCTCCCCGTACGGTGACGCACGCGGTCAGGTCAGCGAGAACGGGCACACCGCCTACGCCACCGTCACCTTCGACGCACAGGCCGACGACATCCCCGAGTCGCAGGCCAAGGCCCTCGTCGACACCGCCAAGGCCGCCGCCACCGACGACCTCCAGGTCGAGCTCGGCGGCAGCGCCGTCGCCCTCACCCAGGCCTCCGGCGGGCACATCGCCGAGATCGTCGGCGTCGCCGTCGCTGCCGTCGTCCTCTTCCTCGCCTTCGGCTCGCTCGCCGCCTCCGTGCTCCCGATAGCGACCGCGCTCGTCAGCGTCGGCATCGCGTACTCCGGGATCGTGCTCCTCGGCCATCTGATGACCGTCGCCGACTTCGCCCCCATGCTGGGCATGCTCGTCGGACTCGGCGTCGGCATCGACTACGCCCTCTTCATCGTCACCCGGCACCGCAGAGGCCTCAAACGCGGCCTCTCCGTCGCCGAGGCCGCCGAGACCGCCGTCGCCACCACCGGCCGGGCCGTCGTCTTCGCCGGCGCCACCGTCTGCATCGCCCTCCTCGGCATGCTGATCCTGCGGCTCAGCTTCCTCAACGGCGTCGCCATCGCCGCCTCCCTCACCGTGCTCCTCACGGTCGCCGCCTCCGTCACCCTGCTGCCCGCGCTGCTCTCCTTCATCGGCATGCGGGCGCTCTCCCGGCGCGAACGCCGGACGCTCGCCGAGCGGGGCCCGCAGCCCGAGCTGCCCACCGGCTTCGCCGCCCGCTGGTCCGCCTTCGTCGAGCGGCACCCCAAGCTCCTCGGCGGTCTCGCCGTCCTCGTCATGGGCGTCCTGGCGCTGCCGACCCTCTCGCTCCACCTCGGCACCTCCGACCAGGGCAACAGCCCGGCCACCGCGACCACCCGCAAGGCCTACGACCTGCTGGCCGAGCGCTTCGGGCCGGGCGTCAACGGGCCCCTCACCCTCGTCGCCGGCCTCGACGGCGCCGACGACCGGGTCGCCCTCGACCAGCTGCCGGCCGTGCTCACCGCCACCAAGGGCGTCGCGTCCGTCTCCCCGGTCACGTACAACAGCGCGGGCGACACCGCCGTCCTCGTCGTGGTGCCCGACTCCTCGCCGCAGTCCAAGGCGACCAGCGAGCTCGTCGACCGGCTCCGCGCGGACGTCCTGCCGAAGGCAGAGGCCGGCACCTCCCTCGACGTGCACGTGGGAGGCGTCACCGCCTCGTACGACGACTTCGCCGAGATCATCGTCGGCAAGCTGCCGCTCTTCGTCGGCGTCGTCATCGCGCTCGGCTGTCTGCTCCTCCTGCTCGCCTTCCGCTCGATCGGCATCCCCCTCAAGGCCGCCGCCATGAACGTCGCCGCCGTCGCCGGAGCCTTCGGCATCGTCGTCGCGATCTTCCAGTGGGGCTGGGGGAGCGAGCTCCTCGGCCTCGGCAGCGCCGGACCGATCGAACCCTTCCTCCCCGTGATCATGGTCTCGGTCCTCTTCGGACTCTCCATGGACTACCAGGTCTTCCTGGTCAGCAGGATGTACGAGGAGTGGCTGGAGACCGGCGACAACAGGCGGGCCGTCCGGGTCGGCCTCGCCGAGACCAGCCGCGTGATCAACTCCGCCGCGGTCATCATGATCTCCGTCTTCCTGGCCTTCGTGCTCAGCGGCGACCGGGTCATCGCGATGTTCGGCATCGCGCTCGCGGCCGCCGTCGCCCTCGACGCCTTCGTCCTGCGCACCCTCCTCGTCCCCGCCCTCATGCACCTGCTCGGCGGCGCGAACTGGTGGCTGCCGAAGTGGCTCGACCGGCTCCTGCCCCGGATCAGCATCGAACCCCCCGAGTGCCGCGAGGCCGCCGACGCCCGTGCGAAGATCCCCGTACAGCGTGTGACGGTCCCGACCGCGGAGGAGAACGACGATGTTCGCGATATCGCTGGGTGA